TCTGCCACGCATCCTCGACGCATGTCTGCAGCTGGATGTGTTGTTGTACAGAATCTGTCTGGTGTTTGATTTCCTATTTGTAGCTGACCTTTTTTCCTGTGttttctcctctctgtctcttggtGAACTGGTCTGTCTGTCTCCCCCAGGGAAGGAACTGGTGGATTATATTGCCAAGTACCTGACTACTCTGAGAGAACGTTGTGTTTACCCTGATGTGAAACCCGGATACATGAGGGACCTCCTCCCAGATAGTGCACCACAGAagggtgaaagctggagaagCATCTTCGAGGACATTGAAAGGATCATCATGCCTGGGGTAGGTCCACCCgttccctcccatccccagccTGTGCTGTAAACTGATGAATGTGAGCCACGGTTCACCATTGGTCCATACGATTGTCAGGAGCAAATGATTTGCTGATAGTTGTTCATCTCTCTAGTGTTTCTGTTTTTCTCGTTAAGAGTTTTGTTTCTTATCCTCAACGCCAGAAATACTGGGGATCTTGTCTTCAGACAATCGAGTTAAACAGGCTGCacaaaaaatgttttggattgtgggagaacgGATTTTAGTACATtaagatctggccaaggtagactgggaacagctactaatgggaaaatctacagaagagcagtggggggcattcaaaaaggaaatgccaGAAAAGGTGccagcccagcatgttccctcgaGGGTGATAGGAGTAACAAGCTCAGAGaatcatggatgaccagagatattcaggattcaATGAGAagcaaaagaaaggcttttaaaaagtacaaggggagccaATCAGccgaggcattagtgaggtatagaaagtgcagggtggagcttaagaaagcaattaggaaagcaaagaggggataggagaaagctctggctggtagaagtagggaaaatgctaagatattctataagaaCATCAATGGAacaaggataaccagggaaagagtagggaccaaagggggcaatctgtgggtggagcctggGGAcactggtagagtgttgaatgaatacttcacatccgtcttcacccaagagaatgaggacgatggaattcagggagagaaactgtgaggttcttgaggaaattaacatagggaaggacaaggtattggaggtgttggcagccttaaaagtgggaaaatctccaggtccggatgaattgtgtcccaggctgctgtgggaaacaaaggaggagattgcagggactctgacccaaattttcaattcctctctggccacaggagatgtgccagatgactggagaacagctaatgtggttccactatttaagaagggttgtagagataaaccagggaactacagaccagtaagtctcaagtcagtgatagagaaactattggagaaacctttgaaggagagaatctgtctgcatttggagagacaAAGcttgataaagaacaaagaacaaagaacagtacagcacaggaaacaggcccttcggccctccaagcctgtgccgctccttggtccaactagaccaatcgtttgtacccctccattcccaggctgctcatgtgactatccaggtaagtcttaaacgatgtcagcgtgtctgcctccaccaccctacttggcagcgcattccaggcccccaccaccctctgtaaaaaacatccctctgatgtctgagttatacttcgcccctctcagcttgagcccgtgacccctcgtgatcgtcacctccgacctgggaaaaagcttcccactgttcactctatctatacccttcataatcttgtatacctctattagatctcccctcattctccgtctttccaaggagaacaaccccagtctacccaatctctcctcatagctaagaccctccataccagcatagctaagaccctccatatcagggatagtcagcatggcttcgtcagcgggaggtcatgcctaacaaatttgattgaattttttgaggaggtgaccaggtgtgtagatgagggtagtgcagtcgatgtagtttatgtggatttcagcaaagcctttgacaaggtcccacatgggagacttataaagaaggtaaattcacatgggatacagggtaatttgataaagtggattcaaaattggctcagttgtaggagacagagggtgatgacagaaggctgctttagtgactggaagccagtgtccagtggcgtaccacagggatttgTATTGGGCCctttatcatttatataaatgacattgatgactatgtggggggtaggattaataagtttgtggatgacacaaagattgaccggatggttaacagtgaggtggatgtgaggaaaagcttttttacccagaggttggtgagggtctggaatgcgctgcctgggaggctggTGGAAGTGGGTTGgctcgcatcctttaaaaagtatctggatgaacacttggcgcatcataacattcagggctatgggccaagtgctggcagatgggattaggtgggagttcagatgtttctagtgtgtcgatgggctgaagggcctcttctgcgctgtatgtttCTGAGTTACAGAAATCTGGAATAAGATTGCAGGCTGTaatcagctccaggaacccgctTCAGTGTCAAGTGGTCTCTCTCTGATCTGTTCAGTCTGCATTGTGGACAGTTCTAGTTTACAATAATCTCACCGTTGTTCTAGCTCAATAGCAAAGCTCGTTAGCTTGACTGGTTTAATTGTGTCAAACACTAATTACTCCCCATTTCAGTAAATCCTCCTTTCAAAGAAGGTTGAACTTAACGAGGGCACTTGTAATCAGAATCGATACAAACAGACATTAACAAAGCTGATATTTCAATGGTACACATTTATTCATGACATTAAGACAAAATTTCAGAGCGATCATTAACTCTTTGGACCGGACTATTTCTTGCGATTCTGACAATTACACACCTTCATTCAAAACATCTACTGAACCACCCGGTGGGAAGAAGTATCGAGTGTAGACGATAAACGTATGTGGCAGCCTCATTCTTTTCAGTTTGTTTCTGCAGTTTAAACTTGTCTGTGTGAATCAGAAATAGAttcattgatttattattgtcacatgtattagtatacagtgaaaagtatttgttttttgcgcgctatacagacaaagcataccattcatagagaaggaaatgagagggtgcagaatgtagtgttacagtcataactagggtgcagagaaagatcaacttaatgcgagctaagtccattcaaaatttcaatggcagcagggaagaagctgttcttgagtcggttggtacgtgacctcagacttttgtatctttttcccgacggaagaaggtggaagagagaatgtccggggtgcgtggggtccttaattttgctggctgttttgccgaggcagtgggaaatgtagacagagtcaatggatgggaggctggtttgcgtgatggattgggctacatttgcaacgttttgtagtttcttgcggtcttgggcagagcaggagcccataccaagctgtgatacaaccagaaagaatgctttctatggtgcacctgtaaaagttggtgagagtcgtagcagtgagaaagtctcctgagaaagtagaggtgttggtgggctttcttaactacagcgtcggtgtggagggaccaggacaggttgttggtgatctggacacctagaaacttgaaggtctcgaccatttccacttcatccccattgatgtagatgggcatgccctccactacacttcctgaagtcgatgactacacaaatcaaataaataatgtTTTGGTGATTGTTAAGGATGAGGGAGATCCAGTCGCTCCTGGAAGAGTTGTGAATGAATAACATTTGCTTAAAGTGCCCCAACATTAAAATGAAACTctattttcaaatcctttcccTGAGAAAATGGATCTTTTCTTTTtaaggtatgtttttgtctgtctcACTAAATACCGAGTAGACAGAAACAAACTGAGCTTCAGCTTTTGTTGTGTCTTTGTTGCTGACCCCCTGACCCAGATCGTTGTCCATTAACTGTGTGAATTGCAGAATGACACTTGCCTTTCCGTGTGGGAGCTCCGAGTCTGGGCAGATTTACATGTTTGAGGTGTGATTTTCTGTGTTCCTACAGGTTGTTCACTGGCAAAGTCCTCACATGCACGCCTACTATCCTGCTCTCACTTCCTGGCCATCTCTCCTTGGGGACATGTTAGCAGACGCTATTAACTGTTTGGGATTCACTTGGGTAAGAAATGTGCGATAGACCTTTCAATAATAGTGAAACTGGGAGAATGACATTGAGAATCTGTAAATGATCGATGAGTTTTGACTCTCGCCCTCAATCAGTGGTTTAGTCTTGTTACTGAAAGGTTGATAGTTGGTTGATAATTTTCCTGAAAAATTCTGTTCTCACAGATTCGTTCTTCTTTTTGTTCTCTGAAATCAGAGCTCCTCTCTTGATTCTCTCGATGCCAAAGCTAAGGGATATTGTTAACAGGATCTTTGAAAATCCTGAACTCTGGGATCATGGAATCATGCACACAAATGGGGCCATATGACCCATcctcctgtactgcccctttgaAGGAGTTGTCCAATTTATTCCCAGCAAGTTAGATTCTGCACTCCATACCAACCctggatggaatactctccacttgcctggctgaATACAATTccagcaacactccaaaagctcgacacaatccaggacaaagcggctCCACTTGatgggcatcccatccacaaacattcactccctccatcacccacGCACAGTAACAGCCATGAGTACCGtccacaagatacactgcagcaactcaacaaggttccttaggcagcaccttccaaatcagtGACCACTCTGAAGAGCAGTACCAGAAACACTGCCACCTGTAAGTCCCTCTCCAAACTGCTCACCATTCTGATCTGGAAagatatcggccattccttcaccgtcgctggatTAAAAACCCAAAAccccctccataacagcactctgggtgtacctacaccacagggactgcagcgggttcaagaaggcaactcaccaccaccttttcaagggctattagggatgggtaataaatgctggtctaaccagcaacacccacatcccgtgaaagaatcaaAATCACTCATTGTGAAAAATTCTCCCCATTTTCCTTGCGTTATGTTGACCGGTATTTTAAATCTCAGCCCAAGCTATTGAATCATCTTCCaaaagaaatagtttctccttattgGCTCCATCCAAAGCccgcatgattttgaacacctccattaaatctccctttaacctgctccaaggagaacaatcctcaCTTCTGCGATCTCTCCATATAACTGAAGCTCCTCATTGCTGGCGTTCCCCTGTTAAAGCCCCTCTGCATCCTCACCAAAACCTAAACATCTTTTGTAAAGTGTGTGACATGTGAATACCCGATGGTTGTTGGTTTTGGAATGAGTAGCAAACTCGACTTGTATCTGCATGTTTTCAATTCCAGGCTTCAAGCCCAGCCTGTACTGAGTTAGAGATGAACGTGATGGATTGGTTAGCGGCAATGCTGGATCTTCCTGAATTCTATTTACACAAACACCCCGCTGGCCGTGGTGGTGGCGTTCTGCAGGTAGACGTCCACCTCCTGCTCAGACACTCGCACGCTTAGACACGTTTCACTTAATGTTTCAGCTGCTCTGTCAAAATATATTCCTTTGATTTTAATAAATCTTTTGCAACATTTGCCCCCTAACACCTGCTGCTCTTGTGCTAGATATCAATCCATAGACAGTACAGCGTTAGGATCATTCAGATTGGGATGAGGATTGGGATGAGGATTAGGGTCATTGACAGTAAGGGTTGGGTTATTGGGGTTAGGGtcatttttttatttgatttgatttattattgtcacatgtattaacatacagtaaaaagtattgtttcttgcgcgctatacagacaaagcataccgttcatggagaaggaaatgagaaagtgcagaatgtagtgttacagtcatagctagggtgtagagaaagatcaacttaatgcaaggtaggtccattcaaaagtctgacagcagcagggaagaagctgttcttgagtcggttggtacgtgacctcagacttttgtatctttttcccgatggaagaaggtggaagagagaatgtccggggtgcgtggggtccttaattattctggctgcttttccgaggcagcgggaagtgtagacagagacaatgggtgggaggctggtttgcgtgatggattgggctacattcaccaccttttgtagttccttgcggtcttgggcagagcaggagcccagaccaagctgtgatacaaccagaaagaatgctttctatggttcatctgtaaatgttggtgagagtcgtagctgacatgccaaatttccttggtcttttgagaaagtagaggtgttggtggtgaggctttcttaactatattagGGTTAGGATTGGGATGGGTCGTTGACGGTATAGCGTTGGGTTATTCGGGTCAGGGTTACAAAGGTTAGAATCATTAGGTTTAGGATCATTTGGGTCCATTTTAAGAATGATCCCAGATTGGTTCTGATTGGATGAATGATAATTTTGATTTGCTACAAGAAATGCAACATATGAAACATTGGCGAAAGTGCATCAGTTTCCTGAATATCTGAAACCTAATTATTGGAATCCAGTTTGAAATAGAAATTGAGAGAgaatatttttgtgatgttgcagAGCACAGTCAGTGAATCCACGTTAATTGCCCTATTGGCTGCAAGAAAGGCCAAGATCTTGGAGATGAAATCGACTGATTGCAACCAGGATGATTCTgtcctcaattcccggcttgttgCTTATGCTTCTGACCAGgtaagggagtgggggtggtggggacccTGCCCGGGTGGGCAGATTGGGGACCCAttccagtgagggggggggggggggggggggtggagtaggCACTTTGTCCAGGTGAGGTTGCCTCGTTGCTGCAATAATGTCCTCCAGTAGGTGAAGCCATTGCTCCATCAATTCCTGTGGCGGCCACAGCATTTCCAGTTTAAATCCAGTCGGAAACTGGCAGGGGGGCTGGGCTGGGCAGGGGGGCTGGCAGGCTGGGCAGGGGGGCTGTGCAGTGGGAAAGGCAGGGGGGCTGTGCAGTGGGAAAGGCAGGGGGCTGGCAGGGAGGCTGGGCAGGGGGCTGACAGGCTGGGCAGGGGGCTGGCAGGCTGAGTAGTGCTTGTTTCACCCCTGCTCCCCATCAGCCAGTGTGAAGCCAGAGTGGTCAGTGTAATTCAACTCAGTTCTGTAGCATTCTGTCACTTTGTTCAAAGCTCCTCAGTTGGGGAGTTACTGGATACTCCAtgccccatcgcccccccccccccccccatccccgggttgatgcaggaaggatgtttcccttggaaggggagtctagaaccagtggACACAGTCTCCAAAtgagaggccatttgggactgagatgaggaggaatttcttcactcagaggatggtgaatctttagaattctgtaTCCTGGAGGTTCAGTTATCCAGTGTGTTCGACTCTGCGATATTAGATTTCTGCATATGAAAAACATCTGGGGTTAggggatagtgtagaaggagCAGGTCAGgaataggctcgaagggctgaatggcctcctctttctttcttatgttcttccgaATTTTTTTTAGGCTCATTCTTCCGTAGAGAAAGGCGGCCTCATCACTTTAGTGAGAATTCGGTTCCTCGAGACAGATGAGGATTTCTCACTCCGAGGGAAGACTCTGCGCCGTGCTTTGGAGGAAGATCGAAGCCTGGGATTCGTTCCGTTCTTTGTGAGTCTGACATTGGAGATAGATTTTCCACCTGTGTCTCATCAGAAAGGGAGGATATTGATTCTCTACAATTCCTCTCGAACCTGGAATCAAACTCTGATCCAATCAGCTCCTGGCCAGTCTGTCAGTGAAACGAATAAATCTGTGTCCGGTCTGGATTCCAATAATTAGAGCGATCTCTGCTCCGGTTTAGACTGAGACAATTTGAGtttatggctgggattctcccaaaaaattcaagtgtcgaatttgtgtaagaactggagtaaatcatgctgtttttttagcgggattttcaaagtgaatctcccacactctgagcttcACAGAGAGCCTCAGCATGGATCACACTGAAAATccagggatggggcctattcccgctggagcggccggcagcacagtgctgagcgggtcactgcgcatgcactgacgtcagtgccgagatcagcgcatgcgcagtagccggcctcctgatcgctggccagccccacgacccccacCCTTCccggcccccacccctcccggcccccacccctcccggcccccacccctcccggcccccacccctcccggcccccacccctcccggccagccctgatctctgtccaccctctgccaccaatcccaaatgcagagtggcagcgggaccccaccccatcccactgatctccccctgcccccttgcCCCTGCCCCGTGTTGGTacaggcgctgtgagtcagcagtgcgtgccaccgtgtcacccgaaACGTTGAAATATGTTtaatgatgaaaggtcacagacctgaaatgttaatcctGTTTTTCTCTCCTCAATGGCTACTGACCTGTCGAatatttccggcattttctgttttttgcagTATTTTTAATTGTCATAAATGTACTTATTACTGAATAAAAGTGGAAGGGTATCAGATACTATCACTTGCACCTCTGCTATGTCCTGGCAACACTAACAAACACATCCTTATTCATCTCTACACATCTGACTGTGTATTTAATAAATGCCCCGGCATTGTCTTTCTTTGAACTTTAGAGTTTTTCTTGCCTGATGACATCCTTCCCTTCCTTCCAGCTGTGCGCCACGCTTGGTACCACTGCCGTCTGTGCCTTTGATTGTCTGAGCGAGCTCGGGCCtatatgtaagttgttgttggttATTCCCATTGAAACGCTGCCAGCGTCCTGGGCCTGGAGTTTGAGCTTCCCATTTCTCTGCTTCCGCCATTCGAAGGGTCAGTGGGAAACACATTCCCACCAGATCCAGGTCTCCCGTGGCCATTTCACACTCAAGTCAGATTAAGCTGCAGCTGGCGagacccccgcccctcactcaggAGGACGTTCCGCCTGGGAGAGTaccggccaatctgattggtcagcagctctccAGTCCCTGCAGCAACAGGAGAGGATGGTCATCAACGCACCTGAGCCACGCCCAGGTTCAGAGGGCGCGGGAGGGTTAACGGGTTCAGAGGGCGCGGGAGGGTTAACGGGTCCAGAGGGCACAGGAGGGTTAACGGGTCCAGAAGGCGCGGGAGGGTTAACGGGTCCAGAGGGCGCGGGAGGGTTAATGGGTCCCACACGGGTCCAGAGGGCGCGGCAGGGTTAACGGGGCCCGGGTCCAGAGGGCCGGGAGGGTTAACGGGTCCCACACGGGtgaaggggtgacctaattgaggcacAAGATTCTGGGAGCCCAGGGGGTAGAAGCAGGAAAGGCCTGTTCCCCTTGTGAGGGATCAATTACCAGGGGCCAGTGGATGAAGGGGATTGgtcgaaggattagaggggacatgaggaaaatctttttcacccagagggtggagggggggggtgtctggaattcactgcctgcgcTGGTGGGTGAGGCTGGAACACTCAACTCATTGAAAAGGACCTGGGTCTGAATCTGAGGAGCCGGGACCTGCAGGGCTATGGATGGTGCGCTGGAGAATGGGATTGAAATGGAcggctagtttcttttttctctATTTTTTGCCTAGCACagccacaatgggctgaatggcctctctctgcatcgTAACCTTTCTATGGTAGGGAAGGCTGGGtgtgttttggggggaggggggtggggagcaaagGGGGAGCTCGGGGTATCGGGGAGAGAGCAAGGGGCAGAGACACTTCCAGCAACCACTGGACCTTCATGGCGGGGTTGGGCACTTGCGGTCAGAAGGAGACTTGCGGTCTGATGGAGgcaattccgccccccccccccccccccccccccgaggctgGGCAGCAGGtggcccttaagtgaccaataatgtcctttagggaagggaatctgccgcccAGACTTTAATATTCACACCGACATCAGTCACCGTTAATAACTAACGGAGCAAACAGAGTGTGAGCAGCAGACAGTTTCTGGGTTTAACCGTTAGCCCAAAGTCTTCCTGAACCAGAAAGAGTTCAATAAATATTTTGCAGAGAGTAAATATTCTAAAAAGTGCTTTTTAAAATCCCATTTTTTTCAGAGTTAGAAACGGGAGTAAATTTGAACAGAGAAATTCTCTGAAGGCTGAGTTCATCACCATGGAGTAGATGGTGATGTAAGCGTGAGAGACTGGAGTGATATTGGAAAGGGTCAGGGGAAACGCATTCCCTGCCAGACCCCAGTGTCCTGTGGATATCTCACACTCGAGTCAGCATTAAGGAGTGAATTCTAACCCAAGTTCCTGCTCCGTATGTTTGCTGTCCTGAGCATTTGGGTTTTTAGGATTTGAAACATCTGATACAAAGACCTCGCGCTGATTTCACAAGTTGACTGCCCAGAATCCTCAGCAATTCAATGAATTGGGTTTGTTGGCTGGTTTCTGAATGGGCCGTTCTAAATGATTTGATTCTGTGGATTTAACCATCTAGGTGCCAGTGAGGGGCTATGGCTTCACATCGACGCCGCTTATGCAGGGACTGCTTTCTTGTGTCCAGAATTCCGAAACTTCCTACAGGGGGTTGAACATTCCGATTCCTTTGCCTTTAACCCCTCCAAGTGGATGATGATTCACTTTGATTGTACAGCATTCTGGTGAGTGTGACTGATGCCATTGAACCAATCGCACTGTTCGGAACCAGGAGAAGGCTGGCCCTGATGTGTAATATAATCATAACTGATCTTCTATCTGAGACCAGCaatatttcttcttcaaatctgcattagagagatttttgattgacaattcCAATCACCTGGGAAAGGACACTGAGAACattattagaactaaaagctgacaagtccccaggtcacAATGCATTTCACCCTAGGGATTTAAAGGAAGTGGCTGGGGAGATAATAGATACATTGGTTTTGGTTTTCCAAAATTCCTGAGATTCGGGAAAGATCCCACCAGAGTGGACAATAGTGAATGTGATTCCtccattcaagaaaggagggagacaggaagcaggaaattacagaccagttagctaaACATCTGCCatcgggaaattgctggaatctattattaaggaggttgtGATGGTtacttagaaaatctcaatgcaatcagacagagtcaacatggttttgtgaaaggaaaatcatatttgatt
This DNA window, taken from Mustelus asterias chromosome 24, sMusAst1.hap1.1, whole genome shotgun sequence, encodes the following:
- the hdc gene encoding histidine decarboxylase, with translation MGKGSGLRWTVGEYGVGGFEFKQRGKELVDYIAKYLTTLRERCVYPDVKPGYMRDLLPDSAPQKGESWRSIFEDIERIIMPGVVHWQSPHMHAYYPALTSWPSLLGDMLADAINCLGFTWASSPACTELEMNVMDWLAAMLDLPEFYLHKHPAGRGGGVLQSTVSESTLIALLAARKAKILEMKSTDCNQDDSVLNSRLVAYASDQAHSSVEKGGLITLVRIRFLETDEDFSLRGKTLRRALEEDRSLGFVPFFLCATLGTTAVCAFDCLSELGPICASEGLWLHIDAAYAGTAFLCPEFRNFLQGVEHSDSFAFNPSKWMMIHFDCTAFWVKDKWKLQQTFSVNPVYLQHANSGSAVDFMNWQIPLSRRFRSLKLWFVIRSFGVEELRAHVRRGTEMAKLFESLVQSDSSFEIPAKRYLGLVTFRLKGPNRLTKELLTELNQSRSMYLVPATVSEKLIIRFTVTSQFTDRDDIFRDWEIIQQNAAKILFNHSQHEGSPFNRRESLSKGIQSNWNSFEAKALIPGSKISQLGQNFPVETMMDPSLPQSETGSQWYSSNSEDPVDPFEDSFSVEALKP